In Thermococcus sp. JdF3, a genomic segment contains:
- a CDS encoding HEPN domain-containing protein, giving the protein MSIKRAGDWLEEARRNLTYGSYRTSLMASYMAMFHAARAVLFRDGWREKSHYCIARYLEEFYVKRGKLEGTWVELLDRMRELRHEDQYDIVYEPDAEEVEEAIKIAEEFLSLMKKLLEEKV; this is encoded by the coding sequence TTGAGCATTAAACGCGCCGGGGACTGGCTCGAAGAGGCGAGGAGAAACCTCACCTACGGCTCGTACCGGACGTCCCTCATGGCATCTTATATGGCCATGTTCCACGCCGCCAGGGCGGTTCTTTTCCGCGACGGCTGGAGGGAGAAGAGCCACTACTGCATCGCCCGTTACCTTGAGGAATTCTACGTTAAACGCGGGAAGCTGGAGGGGACGTGGGTCGAACTCCTGGACAGAATGAGGGAGCTGAGGCACGAGGACCAGTACGACATAGTCTATGAACCCGACGCTGAGGAGGTCGAGGAGGCGATAAAAATAGCGGAGGAGTTCTTATCCCTCATGAAAAAACTCCTGGAGGAAAAAGTATGA
- a CDS encoding nucleotidyltransferase domain-containing protein produces the protein MHELVSTEERIRILAYALERHRVGVEETARATGLSKGLVSKTLHLLVKYGMAKKSGRGFTVLSVPRTRELKRFINFMWLFKKLEPLKSGWVIALGVYGSFATGENTPESDLDVWVFVERPSIARSASLKREIEKSTGREVNLLVLTPERVRKLRTNDPVFYYSLAYGSMIIWGENLERIREMPRKEPVEKGSPVPRERLVEH, from the coding sequence ATGCATGAACTGGTATCAACCGAAGAGAGGATCAGGATCCTCGCCTACGCGCTTGAGCGCCATCGGGTGGGGGTCGAAGAAACCGCGAGGGCAACTGGTCTAAGTAAGGGCCTCGTCTCCAAAACCCTGCACCTTCTTGTGAAGTACGGCATGGCCAAGAAATCCGGCAGGGGATTCACTGTACTCAGCGTTCCGAGAACCCGGGAGCTCAAGAGGTTCATCAACTTTATGTGGCTCTTCAAAAAGCTGGAGCCCCTGAAGAGCGGGTGGGTCATTGCCCTCGGGGTGTACGGAAGCTTTGCAACCGGGGAAAATACGCCAGAAAGTGACCTCGACGTCTGGGTCTTCGTCGAGAGGCCGAGCATAGCCAGATCCGCCTCCCTGAAGAGGGAGATAGAAAAGTCCACCGGCAGGGAGGTCAATCTCCTCGTTCTCACGCCTGAGAGGGTTAGAAAGCTCAGAACCAACGACCCGGTTTTCTACTACTCACTCGCCTACGGCTCGATGATAATATGGGGGGAGAACCTTGAGCGGATTCGAGAGATGCCTCGAAAGGAACCTGTTGAGAAGGGTTCCCCCGTCCCTAGAGAAAGGCTGGTTGAGCATTAA
- a CDS encoding PIN domain-containing protein, with amino-acid sequence MIRVYIDTNVLLNVWFKEEDPKTGGRLWEAPLKILELVESERVEGVVSIFTLMEGAHVFKRNNVSPERVKEIEDVGIEVYVPNELVLIDAFSFQLTLGTDPYDSVALASALASKCDVLITRDKDFRRKAGGEITMMSPEEFLEWLRSREEP; translated from the coding sequence ATGATTAGGGTGTACATCGACACGAACGTCCTCCTGAACGTCTGGTTCAAGGAGGAAGACCCAAAAACAGGGGGCAGGTTGTGGGAAGCCCCACTGAAAATCCTGGAGCTCGTTGAATCCGAGAGGGTTGAGGGTGTAGTTTCGATATTCACGCTGATGGAGGGTGCCCACGTCTTCAAGAGAAACAACGTCAGCCCGGAGAGGGTCAAGGAGATCGAGGACGTTGGCATAGAGGTCTACGTCCCTAACGAGCTTGTTTTGATCGATGCCTTCTCCTTCCAGCTGACACTTGGAACTGACCCCTATGACTCGGTAGCACTCGCGTCTGCACTCGCATCGAAGTGTGACGTCCTCATAACCCGGGACAAGGACTTTCGGAGGAAAGCAGGGGGAGAGATCACGATGATGAGTCCCGAGGAATTCCTTGAATGGCTTCGGTCGCGTGAGGAACCATGA
- a CDS encoding DNA-3-methyladenine glycosylase, with protein sequence MAEIDLEKTAREMIRNGTWVFKDGTFYQAIRLSTGRVGIVAYDGDFHFPGDWGRRERKEARDRLAFVLGLDTDLDSFYAEMSDSPFAFLIDEFYGLTVPAAPSPYQALVETIAQQQVSFEFAQRTIRNLVELAGEPVGGIYAFPRPERIVSLSEEELKKAKLGYRAGYIKGLTELYLSGKLDLELWYWGVDDAIRYLTRFRGIGKWSAELFLAYGLRKNVYPAGDLGLRRGIAKIFGKSVKEVKEKDVREVIEPYGKWKGLLAFYVLCYDRKTELERKFKIQNRRS encoded by the coding sequence ATGGCTGAGATCGATCTCGAAAAAACGGCCCGCGAGATGATACGCAACGGCACGTGGGTATTTAAGGACGGGACGTTCTACCAGGCCATCAGGCTGAGCACCGGAAGGGTCGGAATCGTTGCCTACGACGGGGACTTCCACTTTCCCGGGGATTGGGGGAGGAGGGAGCGAAAAGAAGCGAGGGATAGGCTGGCCTTTGTTCTCGGCCTCGATACGGACCTAGATTCATTCTACGCCGAAATGAGCGATTCCCCCTTTGCTTTTCTCATTGACGAGTTCTACGGCCTGACGGTTCCAGCAGCGCCGAGCCCGTACCAGGCCCTGGTTGAGACGATAGCCCAGCAGCAGGTCAGCTTCGAGTTCGCCCAGAGGACGATTAGAAACCTCGTCGAACTGGCAGGAGAGCCCGTTGGGGGCATCTACGCCTTTCCGCGTCCTGAGAGAATAGTGTCTCTGAGCGAAGAGGAGCTCAAAAAAGCGAAGCTCGGCTACCGCGCCGGTTACATAAAGGGCCTCACGGAGCTGTACCTGAGCGGAAAGCTCGACCTTGAGCTCTGGTACTGGGGCGTTGATGACGCGATAAGGTATCTCACGAGGTTCCGCGGAATAGGGAAGTGGAGCGCCGAGCTGTTCCTCGCCTACGGCCTCAGGAAGAACGTCTATCCTGCGGGTGATTTAGGGCTGAGGAGGGGAATAGCAAAGATTTTTGGGAAGAGTGTCAAAGAGGTTAAGGAAAAGGACGTCCGCGAGGTCATTGAACCCTACGGGAAGTGGAAGGGGCTTCTGGCGTTCTACGTCCTCTGCTACGACAGGAAAACCGAGCTGGAGAGGAAGTTTAAAATACAAAACCGCCGAAGTTAG
- a CDS encoding nodulation protein NfeD yields the protein MRPKVALTALVLFMVLVLQPGVHAQGNTVYVAKVDGMITGYTVDQFDRYISEAERANASAIIIELNTPGGRADAMQEIVTRIESARVPVIIYVYPSGGMAASAGTYIALSSHLIAMAPGTVIGACRPILGYGQNGSIVEAPPKITNFYVAYLRELARMSGRNETLAAEFITEDRSVTPEEAMKHGVIEVIATDLDDLLQKADGMETKMPVKGKGKVVLHIKNANVVYLEPSFRDTVVKYITDPTIAYLLLNIGFIGLIFGFLTPGWHVPETIGAILLVLGLIGLGYFGYRSAGLVLIVLAIIFFIAEALTPTFGLFTVAGVVTFVIGGILLFSGTGAGGEYLVTSETYSVLRIAILVMAILLGLFFLFGAATVIRAHRKKPEAGKEELIGEVGKVVEDVDPEGVVKLRGELWKAESRDGRRIPVGEKVKVVEVRGLTLIVEKVDGVKEGE from the coding sequence ATGCGGCCCAAGGTTGCGCTGACGGCACTGGTGCTCTTCATGGTGCTCGTTCTTCAGCCGGGAGTACACGCACAGGGGAACACAGTTTACGTTGCAAAGGTCGATGGAATGATAACCGGCTATACAGTCGATCAGTTCGACAGATACATAAGCGAGGCCGAAAGGGCGAATGCCTCCGCCATAATCATAGAGCTGAACACCCCCGGCGGCAGGGCCGACGCCATGCAGGAGATAGTAACGCGGATTGAGAGCGCCAGGGTCCCGGTTATCATCTACGTATACCCCTCAGGCGGAATGGCAGCATCCGCAGGAACGTACATCGCTCTGAGCTCCCATCTCATAGCCATGGCCCCGGGGACTGTGATAGGGGCCTGCAGGCCGATACTCGGCTACGGCCAGAACGGAAGCATCGTCGAAGCCCCGCCGAAGATAACCAACTTCTACGTGGCCTACCTCCGCGAGCTGGCCCGGATGAGCGGCAGGAACGAGACGCTCGCGGCGGAGTTTATAACCGAGGACAGGAGCGTAACCCCCGAGGAGGCCATGAAGCACGGGGTCATTGAGGTCATAGCGACCGACCTTGACGACCTCCTCCAGAAAGCCGACGGCATGGAGACAAAGATGCCGGTCAAGGGAAAGGGGAAGGTCGTGCTGCACATCAAAAACGCGAACGTGGTTTACCTGGAGCCATCCTTCAGGGACACAGTTGTAAAGTACATAACCGACCCAACCATAGCGTACCTCCTTCTGAACATAGGCTTCATAGGGCTGATATTCGGCTTTTTAACCCCCGGCTGGCACGTGCCGGAAACCATAGGGGCCATACTTCTGGTGCTCGGCCTCATCGGACTGGGCTACTTCGGATACCGCAGCGCGGGTCTGGTCCTCATAGTTCTGGCGATAATATTCTTCATAGCCGAGGCCCTGACGCCGACCTTTGGCCTGTTCACAGTCGCGGGGGTTGTGACCTTCGTCATAGGGGGCATTCTGCTCTTCAGCGGAACCGGAGCCGGAGGTGAGTACCTGGTGACGAGTGAGACGTACTCAGTACTGCGTATAGCGATACTGGTCATGGCAATACTGCTCGGGCTGTTCTTCCTCTTCGGTGCAGCGACCGTGATCAGGGCACACAGGAAAAAGCCCGAGGCCGGGAAAGAGGAGCTCATAGGGGAAGTCGGAAAGGTCGTGGAAGACGTAGACCCTGAGGGCGTCGTCAAGCTTCGTGGGGAACTCTGGAAGGCGGAGAGCAGGGACGGGAGGAGAATCCCGGTCGGGGAGAAGGTCAAAGTTGTTGAAGTCAGGGGGTTGACCCTCATCGTCGAAAAAGTTGATGGAGTGAAGGAGGGAGAATGA
- a CDS encoding slipin family protein, which produces MAITASTVVISIVLLFVLIILATAIKIVKEYERAVIFRLGRVVGARGPGLFFIIPIFEKAVIVDLRTRVLDVPVQETITKDNVPVRVNAVVYFRVVDPVKAVTQVANYIMATSQIAQTTLRSVIGQAHLDELLSEREKLNLQLQKIIDEATDPWGIKVSTVEIKDVELPSGMQRAMARQAEAERERRARITLAEAERQAAEKLRDAAEIVSQHPMALQLRTLQTISDVASDKSNVIILPLPMEMLKLFRSLADTAEMARVKLEKEVQEKLEAEARAKAGGE; this is translated from the coding sequence ATGGCCATAACGGCAAGTACCGTGGTCATTTCGATTGTTTTGTTGTTTGTTTTGATTATCCTGGCGACGGCAATAAAGATAGTCAAGGAGTACGAGAGGGCCGTCATCTTCCGCCTTGGAAGGGTCGTGGGAGCCAGAGGGCCTGGACTGTTCTTCATAATCCCGATCTTCGAGAAGGCCGTCATAGTGGACCTCAGGACCAGGGTCCTCGACGTGCCCGTTCAGGAGACCATAACCAAGGACAACGTGCCCGTCAGGGTGAACGCCGTGGTCTACTTCCGCGTCGTCGATCCAGTGAAGGCCGTGACGCAGGTGGCGAACTACATAATGGCCACGAGCCAGATAGCTCAGACCACGCTGAGGAGCGTCATAGGCCAGGCCCACCTCGACGAGCTGCTCAGCGAGAGGGAGAAGCTCAACCTCCAGCTCCAGAAGATAATCGACGAGGCAACCGACCCATGGGGCATAAAGGTCAGCACGGTCGAGATAAAGGACGTTGAGCTGCCGAGTGGAATGCAGAGGGCGATGGCCAGGCAGGCCGAGGCCGAGAGGGAGAGGAGGGCCAGGATAACCCTTGCAGAGGCGGAGCGTCAGGCCGCTGAGAAGCTCCGCGACGCCGCTGAGATAGTGTCCCAGCACCCGATGGCCCTTCAGCTCAGGACGCTCCAGACCATAAGCGATGTTGCCAGCGACAAGAGCAACGTGATCATCCTGCCGCTCCCGATGGAGATGCTCAAGCTCTTCAGGAGCCTGGCGGACACCGCGGAGATGGCCAGGGTAAAGCTTGAAAAGGAAGTCCAGGAGAAGCTGGAGGCCGAGGCCAGGGCAAAGGCGGGAGGGGAGTGA
- the minD gene encoding cell division ATPase MinD, protein MEGRSIVFASGKGGTGKTTTVANLGVALAQFGKEVILLDADITMANLSLVLGMEDIPITLHDVLAGEADLKDAIYEGPAGVKVIPGGLSLEKIKKAKPEKLRQLIREIGQMADFVLIDAPAGLEMTSVTALLIGKELIIVTNPEISAITDSLKTKLIAEKLGTLPLGAILNRVTNEKTELTQEEIEAILEVPVLAVIPEDPEVKRASAYGVPLVIKNPTSPSAIAIKQLAAKLAGIKWQPPEPESPIKRVFKALFGGKK, encoded by the coding sequence TTGGAAGGCCGTTCAATTGTTTTTGCATCTGGAAAAGGTGGAACTGGTAAAACAACGACGGTTGCAAACCTGGGTGTTGCTCTGGCCCAGTTCGGAAAGGAGGTCATTCTGCTGGACGCGGACATCACGATGGCGAACCTGAGCCTCGTCCTTGGAATGGAGGACATTCCGATAACCCTCCACGACGTTCTGGCGGGCGAAGCGGACCTCAAGGACGCCATCTACGAAGGTCCAGCGGGAGTCAAGGTCATACCGGGAGGACTGAGCCTGGAGAAGATAAAGAAGGCCAAGCCGGAAAAGCTCAGGCAGCTCATCAGGGAGATAGGCCAGATGGCGGATTTCGTCCTCATCGATGCCCCCGCTGGCCTCGAAATGACATCCGTCACCGCCCTTCTCATAGGCAAAGAGCTCATAATCGTTACCAACCCCGAGATATCCGCGATCACGGACTCCCTTAAAACCAAGCTCATCGCCGAGAAGCTCGGAACACTCCCCCTCGGAGCGATACTCAACAGGGTAACCAACGAGAAGACCGAACTCACCCAGGAGGAGATAGAGGCCATTCTTGAGGTTCCGGTTCTGGCGGTGATACCCGAGGATCCCGAAGTCAAGCGTGCAAGCGCCTACGGTGTCCCGCTGGTAATCAAGAACCCCACCAGCCCGTCGGCAATAGCCATCAAACAGCTTGCGGCCAAACTTGCGGGAATCAAGTGGCAACCGCCCGAGCCAGAGAGCCCCATAAAGAGGGTCTTCAAGGCACTCTTTGGAGGGAAGAAGTGA
- a CDS encoding AMP phosphorylase: MKVKVRILDVYSGRYSVFINEKEAMKAKLHPDDLVKLEAGKKTVYGSVVISSLVKEGEIGISRDVLQLHSFSEGEVVTVIPSGTPESVRYIKKKMNGGKLRKVEIETIIKDIVDRKLRDIEISSFVTSLEINGLDMDEIAALTIAMAETGDMLDIDRKPIMDVHSIGGVPGNKTNILVVPIVAAAGLTIPKTSSRAITSAAGTADVVEVFADVSFSLDEIKRIVEKIGACMVWGGALNLAPADDITIKSERALSIDPTGLMLASIMSKKYAMGSQYVLIDIPTGKGVKVESVDQARALARDFIELGKRLGQYVEVAITYGGQPIGHTVGPALEAREALQALMAGTGPGSLIEKATGLAGVLLEMGGVAPAGMGKKMAREILESGKAYQKMREIIEEQGGNPDIKPEDIPVGDKTYTFTAPTSGYITAIDNKAITGIARAAGAPEDKGAGIELYVKVGEKVKEGDPLFTIHAESEARLDQAIVLARRTEPIRIEGMVLQRIGNI; this comes from the coding sequence GTGAAGGTGAAGGTCAGGATACTGGATGTGTACAGCGGGAGATACTCGGTTTTTATAAATGAGAAAGAGGCCATGAAGGCCAAGCTTCACCCGGATGATCTCGTAAAGCTTGAGGCCGGCAAGAAAACGGTTTATGGTAGCGTAGTCATAAGCAGTCTTGTTAAGGAGGGAGAGATCGGAATAAGCAGGGACGTTCTTCAACTTCACAGCTTCTCTGAGGGTGAGGTGGTCACGGTTATTCCGAGCGGCACGCCCGAGAGCGTCCGCTACATAAAGAAGAAAATGAACGGAGGAAAGCTTCGAAAGGTGGAGATAGAGACGATAATCAAGGACATCGTTGACAGGAAGCTCCGCGACATTGAGATAAGCTCATTCGTCACCTCGCTTGAGATAAACGGCCTCGATATGGACGAGATAGCCGCCCTGACGATAGCCATGGCCGAGACAGGCGATATGCTCGACATAGACAGAAAGCCAATAATGGATGTCCATAGCATTGGAGGCGTCCCCGGCAACAAGACCAACATCCTCGTCGTGCCCATCGTTGCCGCCGCCGGCCTCACCATCCCCAAGACCAGCTCAAGGGCAATAACCAGCGCGGCCGGAACGGCGGACGTCGTGGAGGTCTTTGCGGACGTCAGCTTCTCCCTCGACGAGATAAAGCGCATCGTGGAGAAGATAGGCGCATGTATGGTTTGGGGCGGTGCCCTCAACCTCGCCCCGGCCGACGACATAACCATCAAATCGGAGCGCGCTCTCAGCATTGACCCGACCGGTCTGATGCTGGCCAGCATAATGTCAAAGAAGTACGCCATGGGCAGCCAGTACGTTCTCATCGACATTCCAACCGGCAAGGGCGTCAAGGTCGAGAGTGTGGACCAGGCCAGGGCCCTGGCGAGGGACTTCATTGAACTGGGCAAGAGGCTCGGCCAGTACGTCGAGGTGGCTATAACCTACGGCGGACAGCCGATTGGACACACCGTTGGCCCGGCCCTCGAGGCGAGGGAGGCACTCCAGGCCCTTATGGCGGGCACCGGTCCTGGCAGCCTTATAGAGAAGGCCACCGGGCTCGCCGGAGTCCTCCTGGAGATGGGCGGTGTTGCACCCGCCGGAATGGGAAAGAAGATGGCGCGCGAGATACTCGAGAGCGGAAAGGCCTACCAGAAGATGCGCGAGATAATAGAGGAGCAGGGAGGCAACCCGGACATCAAGCCGGAAGACATCCCGGTTGGCGACAAGACCTACACGTTCACCGCACCGACCAGCGGCTACATCACCGCCATAGACAACAAGGCCATCACGGGAATAGCCAGGGCCGCAGGGGCACCGGAGGACAAGGGCGCGGGAATCGAGCTGTACGTCAAGGTTGGGGAGAAGGTCAAGGAGGGCGATCCGCTCTTCACCATCCATGCGGAGAGCGAGGCCAGGCTCGACCAGGCGATAGTCCTTGCAAGGAGAACCGAGCCCATAAGAATAGAGGGGATGGTCCTTCAGAGGATAGGCAATATTTAA
- a CDS encoding class I SAM-dependent methyltransferase family protein, which yields MLAVKVPKQEAEKTRRKLIDLGVLAKGYAVKREGEFILFPVTGPVEGFKLVEADFERLERRPHSYREVVEVPDEVRGLLPSSFDIIGEVAIIELPEELMPYGNAIGEAILKVHRHIKAVFAKGSKISGEYRVRELIYLAGERRTETLHRENGIRLKLDVTKVYFSPRLATERMRIFEKMHPGEVVFDMFAGVGPYAVLLAKKAKLVFACDINPWAIRYLEENIRLNKADNVVPILGDVRKVAGKFEADRVIMNLPKFADRFLREAMLSVRDGGVVHYYGFGPEEDLYSEHEAKIKAVARELGFTVEILERRKVRPYAPRQFNIAIDVQVLK from the coding sequence ATGCTCGCCGTCAAAGTTCCCAAACAGGAGGCGGAAAAAACCCGCAGGAAACTAATCGACCTCGGCGTCCTGGCGAAAGGATACGCCGTCAAACGGGAGGGTGAGTTTATACTCTTCCCGGTCACGGGGCCCGTAGAGGGCTTCAAGCTCGTCGAAGCCGACTTCGAGAGGCTCGAGAGAAGACCCCACAGCTACCGCGAGGTCGTTGAGGTTCCGGACGAGGTTAGAGGGCTCCTTCCGAGCTCCTTCGACATAATCGGCGAGGTTGCGATAATCGAGCTTCCGGAGGAGCTGATGCCCTATGGAAACGCAATCGGCGAGGCGATTCTCAAGGTTCACCGCCACATAAAGGCCGTCTTCGCCAAGGGGAGCAAGATTTCTGGAGAATACCGTGTGAGGGAGCTTATTTACCTCGCTGGCGAGAGGAGAACGGAAACTCTCCACCGCGAGAACGGGATAAGGTTAAAGCTCGACGTTACCAAAGTTTACTTCTCCCCCCGCCTGGCCACGGAGCGGATGAGGATTTTCGAGAAGATGCACCCTGGGGAGGTCGTCTTCGACATGTTCGCCGGCGTCGGGCCGTACGCGGTACTTCTGGCTAAGAAAGCAAAGCTCGTCTTCGCCTGCGACATCAACCCATGGGCGATTCGCTACCTTGAGGAGAACATCAGGCTGAACAAGGCCGACAACGTCGTGCCGATCCTTGGAGACGTGAGGAAGGTGGCCGGCAAATTTGAGGCCGACCGGGTGATAATGAATCTCCCCAAGTTCGCCGACCGCTTCCTGAGGGAGGCCATGCTGAGCGTTAGGGACGGTGGAGTTGTCCACTACTACGGCTTCGGCCCGGAAGAAGACCTATACTCCGAGCACGAGGCGAAGATTAAGGCGGTGGCGAGAGAGCTCGGCTTCACCGTTGAAATTCTCGAGCGGAGAAAGGTTCGCCCCTACGCGCCGCGGCAGTTCAACATCGCGATCGACGTTCAAGTACTGAAGTAA
- the trm10 gene encoding tRNA (guanine(9)-/adenine(9)-N1)-methyltransferase, with amino-acid sequence MKTLANVFREALKEKGIESFGVLSKRFRKSKSKLQDVAVEIITGKGAIFRVPEKTAVAWDLNGNRVEGSHYAYAPLCMMEKFEPVLMPEELRSKLPGWPYFIIDLYHWNKHTQKEKGKVCLQVSQSYGLLRDYFTGRELAVTWANDEFGRMFKGPIDRITPYAGPTAEFLRENDIDEVVLLDPWAEEVLSEKDFDVGAFIIGGIVDTGGNKKKTTPKIGEELEKAGIKVRRRKIVLRGDVIGVPDRINRILGIILKMMVEGKSMDEAVYEFQEPLHARWRLRKELPKRAIRYRVNGKTYRVVEKELFDEYSRWLKIRWEDFVKVLRELDLIALERKRIHRLNKLSSPRIINGKLYRVILLKKAAMLCYNC; translated from the coding sequence ATGAAGACGCTCGCCAATGTTTTCAGGGAAGCATTGAAAGAGAAGGGGATCGAGAGCTTCGGAGTGCTCTCAAAGAGGTTCAGGAAGTCAAAGAGCAAGCTCCAGGATGTGGCAGTGGAGATAATCACCGGAAAGGGAGCAATATTCCGTGTCCCGGAGAAAACCGCAGTGGCCTGGGACCTGAACGGCAACCGTGTCGAGGGCTCGCATTACGCCTACGCCCCGCTGTGCATGATGGAGAAGTTCGAGCCGGTTCTGATGCCCGAAGAGCTCCGCTCAAAGCTCCCCGGGTGGCCTTACTTCATAATCGACCTCTATCACTGGAACAAACACACGCAGAAGGAGAAGGGCAAGGTATGCCTGCAGGTGAGCCAGAGCTACGGCCTGCTGAGGGACTACTTCACGGGGAGGGAGCTCGCCGTAACGTGGGCGAACGATGAGTTCGGAAGAATGTTTAAGGGCCCCATCGATAGAATAACACCTTACGCCGGGCCGACGGCGGAGTTTTTGAGGGAGAACGACATCGACGAGGTGGTCCTCCTCGACCCCTGGGCGGAGGAGGTTTTGAGCGAGAAGGATTTCGATGTCGGGGCCTTTATAATCGGCGGCATCGTCGACACCGGCGGGAACAAAAAGAAAACCACCCCCAAAATCGGCGAGGAGCTTGAGAAGGCCGGGATAAAAGTCCGCAGGAGGAAGATAGTCCTAAGGGGCGACGTCATAGGCGTCCCCGACAGAATAAACCGCATCCTCGGCATAATCCTCAAGATGATGGTGGAGGGGAAGTCTATGGACGAGGCAGTTTATGAGTTCCAGGAGCCCCTCCATGCCCGCTGGCGCCTGAGGAAGGAGCTCCCCAAGCGTGCGATTAGATACAGGGTGAACGGTAAGACCTACCGGGTGGTCGAGAAGGAGCTGTTTGATGAGTACTCCAGATGGCTCAAAATCCGCTGGGAGGACTTCGTGAAGGTACTGAGGGAGCTCGACCTGATAGCGCTCGAGCGGAAGAGGATACACCGCCTAAACAAGCTTTCAAGCCCGAGGATAATAAACGGAAAGCTCTATCGCGTGATCCTGCTCAAAAAAGCGGCGATGCTGTGCTACAACTGTTGA
- a CDS encoding ferritin family protein, with amino-acid sequence MSRALELFMEKASVREEVREAVRELAERPLKEILAYMIRGEVDSTGLYKFLYEKLPDGYPKERFKKFFEMERSHDLEVSRLFRTLFPGEGVPDVRLKSWARVFWERDYRLGTVGDYLKVLQIGMDAEQLSEMVYKMLAELLENPEHKKLMESLAEDEREHYEFLKAEYDFYSKIERQKALKELIDEIKKEDG; translated from the coding sequence ATGAGCCGGGCGCTTGAGCTGTTCATGGAAAAGGCCAGCGTTCGAGAGGAAGTCAGAGAGGCCGTCAGAGAACTTGCAGAGAGACCCCTTAAGGAGATACTCGCATACATGATCAGAGGAGAAGTTGATTCCACTGGACTCTACAAGTTCCTCTACGAGAAACTGCCGGATGGGTATCCAAAAGAGAGATTTAAAAAGTTCTTTGAAATGGAGCGGAGCCATGACTTAGAGGTTTCGAGACTGTTCCGGACACTCTTCCCCGGTGAGGGAGTTCCTGATGTCCGCCTGAAGAGCTGGGCTCGAGTATTCTGGGAGAGGGATTATCGTCTCGGGACTGTCGGGGATTACCTGAAGGTCCTCCAAATTGGCATGGACGCGGAGCAGCTTTCTGAGATGGTATACAAAATGCTCGCGGAACTTCTCGAAAACCCGGAGCACAAGAAGCTTATGGAAAGTCTAGCGGAGGATGAGCGTGAACATTATGAGTTCCTGAAGGCTGAATATGACTTCTACTCAAAGATCGAACGCCAAAAGGCGTTGAAGGAATTAATAGATGAGATCAAAAAAGAGGATGGATGA